Below is a genomic region from Azospirillum brasilense.
GTCCGCCCGCCGGTCCGCCCGTCCGGTTGCGGAGGAACGGCGCCGCCCCGCGCGCCGGAGGGCGCACGGGGCATGAACTCTTGACGGATGCCGGCCAGCGCGTCCAAGCCAATCATGGCTGTGTCTTTCGGAATCGGGAGATCCCAGCCGGCCCCCGCGCGGGGCCGCCGCCGCCGGGGCGGGGACGGCCCGTTCAAGGCGCCGGTGCGTGACCGGAGTCGGCGGGCGTCGCGCCCGCGTCAATCAGCCAGGTCGGAGGCGGCTGCAGCAAGCTGCCCGGAGAAGGGAAGGACACAGGAGTCCGCCGCGAAGCCATTGCTGAGGAGCATGGCCTCCGCCGCCTTGCGCCGCTTCGCCGCGTCGGGCCGCGCGTCGCGCCGCCCAACGGAGCAATAGTGGAAACCCGCCGCCGCCATGGCCGCCGGGGCATAGACGTTGCGCAGATCGACCATCACCGGGCGGCGCATCAGGCTGCGGACGCGGCCCAGATCCAGCGCGCGGAACTCGTTCCATTCCGTCAGAATGGCGACGCAGTCGGCCTCGGCGAGCGGGGCGTAGGCGTCGTCATGCCAGACCACGCCGGGCAGCAGATGGCGCCCCTCCTCCATGCCGGCGGGGTCGTAGACGTGAACCGTGGCGCCTGCCTCCTGAAGCAGCGGGATGATCTCCAGGCTCGCCGCCTCGCGCATGTCGTTGGTGTCGGGCTTGAAGGTGATGCCCAGCACGGCGATCCGCTTGCCCGCCGCGTCCGGCCCGCAGGCCTGGAGGATCCGCCCGGCCATCAACCGCTTGCGCGCCCGGTTCACGTCCACCACCGTTTCGATCAGCCGCACCGGCGCACCGTGCTGCCGCCCGGTGCGCACCAGCGCCTCGGTGTCCTTGGGGAAGCAGGACCCGCCGAAGCCCGGCCCGGCGTTCAGGAAGGGCCGCCCGATGCGCGCGTCCATCCCCATGCCCGCCGCCACGTCCTGCACGTCGGCCCCCACCCGCTCGCACAGGTCGGCCACCTCGTTGATGAAGGTGATCTTGAAGGCGAGGAAGGCGTTGGCCGAGTATTTCGTCAGTTCCGCCGTCTCGATGCCGGTGCGCACGAAGGGCGTCCCGGCCCGGATCAGCGGCTGGTAGAGGGCGTCCATCACCGCCCGCGCCCGGTCGGAGTCCGCGCCGATCACCACCCGGTCGGGCTGCATGAAGTCGCCGATGGCCGAGCCTTCGCGCAGGAATTCCGGGTTGGACACCACGTCGAACTCGGCGCGCGGGTTGATGTCCCTCACGATGGCGGCGACTTGGCGCCCGGTGCCGACCGGCACGGTCGATTTGGTGACGATGACGGTGTAGCGGGACATGGTCCGCGCGATCTCCGCCGCCGCGGCGTGGACGTAGGTCAGGTCGGCCCCGCCGTCGCCGGGGCGGGAGGGCGTGCCGACCGCGATCAGCACCACGTCCGCCCCCTCCATGGCGACCGCGAGGTCGGAGGTGAAGGACAGACGGTCCGCCGCCATGTTGCGCGCCACGAGGACGTCGAGACCGGGCTCGTAGATGGGAATCTCGCCGCCCCTCAGGCGCCGGATTTTCGTTTCGTCCTTGTCCACACAGCACACGTCGATGCCGAATTCGGCAAAGCAGGCGCCGGACACGAGACCGACATAGCCGGTCCCCACAACAGCGATCCGCATCATTCCACTCCTGTTGCTTGATGGCGTTGCCGAAGCCATCCCTGGCCGGCTCGAAAGTTGGCCGTCAGGCCACGGCGCGCTCCGCCATGCCGTTCGCTTGCCCGCTCTCGCGCAGCGCCCAGCGCACGGTTTCCGCCAGCCCCTGCTCCAGCCGCGTGCGCGGCGTCCAGCCGAGCACCGACCCGGCGTAGGTCACGTCCGCCTGCACGCTGCGCTGCTCGCCCGGACGTTCGGGGTGGTAGAGCACGGGATGGTCCGCCCGCGTCCGGCCGAGCGCTCCCAGCGCGAGGTCGGCCAGTTCGCTGATGCTGGTCTGCCGCCCGCTGCCGAGGTTGAAGATCTTCCCATGGCTGGTCGGGTTGTCGAGCGCGCCGACCCAGGCGTCCACCACGTCGTCGATGAAGACGAAATCGCGGGTCTGTTTGCCGTCGCCGTAGATGCGGATCGGCTCGCCGCGGATGATGTTGCCCAGGAAGATGCCCAGCACCCCCTGGTAGGGGTTGTCCACCGCCTGCCGCGGCCCGTAGACGTTGTACATGCGGAAGGAGGTGACGGCCAGACCGCCCGGCAGGTCGGGCCGGGCCGCGGTCAGATGCACGTAGCGTTCGCCCGCGTATTTCGTCACCCCGTAATAGGACACCGGGGAGCAGGGCGTATCCTCCGGCGTCGGCACCACATCGGCGTTGCCGTAGGCGCTCATCGAACTGGCGTAGAGAAGGCGCTTCACCCCGCGCTCCACGCACTGCTGGAGAACGTTCACCGTCCCCTCCACGTTGGTGCGCAGGTCGCCGACCGGGTTGCTGAAGGCGCGGATGATCGACACCTGCCCGGCGATGTGGATCACCGCGTCGGGCACCGCCTCGAACGCCTTGTCGAGGTCAGCGGGGTTGGTGACGTCGCCGCGGATGTAGCGCACCTCCGGCGGCACGTTGGAGCGCAGCCCGGTGGACTCGTTGTCGATCACCGTCACCCGGTGGCCGAGCGACACGAGGCGGTGCGTGATGTGGGAGCCGATGAATCCGGCCCCGCCCGTTACAAGCACGTTCATTGGTTCCTCCACCGCACAGGGATCGGGTTACGCGCTGAGGGCGATGCGGCCCGGTTCCAACTGGGTCTGGTCCGTCGGCAGGCCGTTCTGAGCGAGATAGCGTTCCGCCCAGTCCCACAGGCGGCGGATGCCGGTGTCGCGGTCCACCTGCGGGCGCCAGCCGAGGACCTGCTCGGCCTTGCGGATGTCGCTGACGTAGCAGGGCTGGTCGCCGGGCCGCCAGTCGGAGAAGTCGGCCTCCACCGGCGCGCCGCGCAGGGTGGACAGCATCTCCCCGAACTCGCGCCAGACCGAGATGGTGTTCTCCGGCCCACCGCCGATGTTGAAGACCTGCCCGCGGCTGACCTCGATCTTCTCGGTGGCGAGGCGGAAGGCGCGCACGAGGTCCTCGACGAACAGCACGTCGCGCACCTGCATGCCGTCGCCGTAGATGTGGATGGGCCGCCCGCTCAGCGCCGAGATGATGAAATGCGCGACCCAGCCCTGGTCCTCGTTGCCGAACTGGCGTGGGCCGTAGATGCAGCTCATCCGGAAGACGACGGTCGGCAGGTCGTAGATGCGGGCGTAGTCGCGCACATACTGGTCCGCCGCTCCCTTGGAGCAGCCGTAGGGTGAATGGAAGTCCAGCGGCTCCGCCTCCGAGACGCCGAGCGGGCGGTCGACGAAGCGGTAGCGGCTGCCGGTCTGCTCCACCGCCACATGCTCCAGCCCGCCATAGACCTTGTTGGTCGAGGTGAAGACCACCTTCGGCGGAGTCTTCATGCGGCGGGCCGCCTCCAGCACGTTGAAGGTGCCGAGTGCGTTGATGTCGAAGTCGGTGCGCGGGTCGTCCAGCGACGAGGTCACCGCGACCTGCCCGGCGAGGTGGTAGACCTCCTCCGCCCCGGCCATGCAGGATTTGACGGCGGCGAAGTCGCGCACGTCGGCCTTCATGAAGGTCAGGCGGGAGCCGGCGTTGAGGGTTTGCAGCCACGCCGCGTTCCGCTCGCTGCCCGGCCGCAGCAGGGCGTCCAGGACGACGACGTCGCGCCCGTCATCCAGCAGGTTCTTGACCAGATTGCAGCCGACGAAGCCGGCCCCGCCGGTCACGAGCGTCTTGCCTTCCATAGGTGTCTTCTCCATTGCTGCGGCTTTTACCGGTTGGGCAGGGGATGTTGGGCAGGGGTTCAGGCGGCCTTGAGGACGGCGGCGCCCGCCGGGCGGCGGACCACCGCCTCGTAGAGCCGGTGGGTGTCGGCGGCGGCGGCGGCCCAGTCGAAGCGCTGGGTGGCGCGCAGGCGGCCGTGGCGGCCCATCCGCGCCCGCCGCTCGGGGTCAACGGCCAGCTGCTCGACGGCAGCGCGCAGGGCCAGCGGGTCGCCCGGCTCCACGATCACCGCGCAGCCGTCGTCGACCTGATGCGGGATGCCGCCGACCCGGGTCGTCACAACCGGAACACCGAAGGCCATCGCCTCCAGGATCACGTTGGGGAAGGTGTCGGCCAGGGTCGGGAAGACGAACAGGTCGGAGCGGCGGAACATGGCGGCGACCTCCGTCTCGGCCAGATTGCCGGTGAGGTGGATGGTCTGGCCCGGCCCGCAGCGGCGCTGGTAGGCTTCGTAATCGACGAAGTCCCGCTTCTCGCCGCCGACGATCAGGCGGAACGGCATCGACAGCCCTACGAAGGCGTCGAGCAGCACGCCCAGCCCCTTGTTGGCCGTGTGGTTGGCCAGGAAGAAGGCGGTGACGGGGCCGCCATCCTCCTCCCGCTCCGGGATGCCGAACCTCTGGTGGATGTCCTGGTCAGCCGGGGTCGGGGCGCCCCAGTCGTTCGGGCGATCGACGCCGTAGGGAATGACGGCGATGTCGTCCCCCGTGAAGCCGAAGCCGCGGACGATCGGCAGGTCGACCGGCGAGATCGCGCAGATCGCCGCGGCGTTGCGGACGACGTAGCGGACGGGGCGGTCGATCAGCAGGTCCCAGGCCAGCCGCCGCGCCGCGTCCATGCGCCGGAAAGCCGCCGGGTTGCCGATCTCCACGAAGCCGTGGGTGGACACCACGTAGGGCACGCCCTTCGCCACGCAGGCGCGGGCCACCCGCATCATCTCCAGCGCCGGGATCGGGTTGTGGATGTGCACCAGATCGTAGGAGCCGTGGCGGATCAGCGCCGGGATGCTCGACTGGTAGAACAGGGTCTTCGCGCGGTTGGGCAGGACGGAGTCGAGCCCGGCGAAGGGGCTGGAGGTCCGCACCGCGATCCGTTCGCCCGGCTTGGTGAGGTCCATCGGGACCCGGCTCGCCATGCCCATGTTCGCGATGTCGATGCGGTCATGCGCCTGCAGCGCAACGCTCAGCTTCTCCGCCGCCTTGCTGGCGCCGCTGACCGCCAGATGCGGCGGCACGACGATCGCCGACAGGATCTTCAGGCTCATCGCAGGAATCCTCGACTGTCATGGAAGCGCGGACCGCATCGGTCGCGGTTCATGGCGCTGTCCCCAGGTCGCTCAAGAAAATCTGCCGATGCATGGCCGTTTCATTTTAAAACCGGCGCTACACAATCACAGCATCGGAAGACGTTTCATTTTTAATAACGGCTCTTTTATTTGGCAACCGCCAAACAACCATCACCGTCTAACCAAATCGAAGCTCTCCTTTCGGACGCCGTGCCTGGCCGCTGCGGACCAGCGGCATCTGCACCGCCTGACAGGCCAGAAGGAACAGGAAAGCCGGGTTCAGCATGACGTAGCGCCGCCACAGCCGCCGCGGTTCGGTGGACAGCCGGAACAGCCATTCCAGGCCGGAATTCTGCATCCACATCGGCGCCTGAGGCTGTTTCCCGGCGATGAAGTCGAAGGCCGCGCCCACCGCGATCAGCGGCATCGACAGCGCGGCCTTGTGCTCGTAGACCCAGGTTTCCTGGCGCGGGCAGCCCAGCCCGACGAAGACGATGCGGGCGCCGGACTCGATGATCTCGCGGTCGACCGCCGCGCGCTCCTCGGCGCTCAGCGTGCGGAAGGCGGAGGGGCGGGCGCCGGCGATGATCAGGCCGGGGAAGCGCTCCATCAGCGCCGTGGTCAGCGTGTCGAGCAGCCCCGCCGTGGCGCCGTAGAGGTAGATGGGAAGCCCCCGCGCCGCGGCCGCCGCACAGGTGCGCAGCATCAGGTTCGGGCCGTAGACGCGGTCCGGCAGGGCGGCGCCGTGCAGCCGGTTCAGCGCCCAGCGCACCGGCTGGCCGTCCGGAGTCACGAGGTCGATGGCGTTCAGGCGGTAGCGGTGCTCGGGGTCGAGCGCGCCCGTCATTACCCCGTGAACGGCGAGCGCGCTGACCGCGAAGGGCTTTTGCTGTTCCGCCGCGTCGATGATGGCGCGCACGCCGGCCTCGTAATCGACGGCGTTGACGTAGACGCCGAGCACTTCCTTTTTCCCATGGTCGATCATGCCACGGCCTCCACGCGCCAGCGGCGCCGATTGCTGTCGTGAATGTCGGTGAGGATGTTGCGCACATCGTGCCGGATGTCCCAGGACGGGTAGTGGGAGCGGAACCGGTCGAGCGAGCTGACCCACCAGATGTGGTCGCCGATGCGGTTGGCTTCCTTGAAGGCTAGATCCATCGGGCGCCCGGTGATCTCCTCGCACAGCGCCACCGCCTCCAGGATGGAGCAGTTGCTCGCCCGTCCGCCGCCGATGTTGTAGACCTCGGCGCTGCGCGGCGCGTCGTAGAACGCCTGGAAGGCGGCGATCAGGTCGTTGCTGTGGATGTTGTCGCGGACCTGCTTGCCCTTGTAGCCGATCACGTCGTAGCGGGCGCCGGTGACGGCGCAGCGCATCAGATAGGCCAGGAAGCCGTGAAGCTGCGTCGGCGAATGGTTCGGCCCGGTCAGGCAGCCGCCGCGGAAGCACACCGTCTTCATCCCGAAATAGCGGCCGTACTCCTGGACCAGAACATCGGCGGCCACCTTGGAGGCGCCGAACAGGCTGTGCAGGGTGGCGTCGATCGACATGTCCTCGGCGATGCCGCCGGCGTAGCGGTGGGACGGGTCGATCTCGTAGCGGGTCTCCGTCTCGATCAGCGGCAGGCGGTTCGGCGTGTCGCCGTAGACCTTGTTGGTCGAGGTGAAGATGAACACGGTGTCCGGGCAATGCCGCCGCGCCGCCTCCAGCAGGTTCAGCGTGCCGTTGGCGTTCACCGAGAAATCCATCTGCGGGTCGCGCGCCGCCCAGTCGTGCGAGGGCTGGGCCGCCGTGTGGATGATCAGCGAGATGGCGGACCCATGCCGCTCGAACAGCGCGTCGATGGCCGTGGCGTCGCGGATGTCGACGGCGTGGTGGCGGTAGCGCTGGCGCAGCGTCTGCTCCAGAGTCTGGCGCTGCCACGCGGTCGATGCCTCGTCGCCGAAGAAGGTGCGCCTCATGTCGTTGTCGATGCCGACGACGTCCATTCCCAGCGCACCGAAATGCAGGCAACTCTCCGACCCGATCAATCCGCAGGAACCGGTGACAAGGGCGACGGACATGACGTCTAACTCCTTCGCGGTTTGTTTGTTGGTTCAGCAGGGAGGTTCGTCAGTAGGCGTTGCGGTCCCAGAAAAGGAGGAGGGCGGTGCGCACCATGATCTCGGCGTCCAGCCCCAGGGACCAGTTGTCGACGTAGTAGAGGTCGTGTTCGACGCGGCGGGCGGCGGTGTGGAGGTTGTCGATCTCGCCACGCAGCCCGTTCACCTGCGCCCATCCGGTGATTCCGGGGCGGACGCGGTGGCGGCAGGCGTAGTTCTCCACCGCCTCGTGGTACAGTACGTCCCCGGCCTTCATGGCGACGGGATGGGGCCGCGGCCCGACGATGGACATGTCGCCGCGCAGAACATTGAAGAGCTGCGGAAGCTCGTCGATGCTGGTGCGGCGCAGGAAGCGCCCGACGCGCGTCACCCGCGGATCGTTGCGCACCGTCCGCTGCGCGCCCGTTTGGTCGCCGCGGTCGGTGTGCATCGTGCGGAACTTCCAGATCTCGAATTCCTCGTTGTTGAAGCCGAAGCGCTTCTGGCGGAACAGCACCGGGCCGCGGCTTTCCAGCTTGATCGCCGCCGCGGCCAGCAGCAGGACCGGGGCCAGCGCCGCCAGCGCCGCGCCGCCGATCAGCAGGTCCTCCGACCGCTTCAGCACGCCGCGCCAGCCGGCCAGCGGGTGATGGATGACGCCGAGCAGCGGAACGCCCGCCGTCGCATCGACCGACAGGCCCGCGGTGCGGGCGATCAGCCGGTGCGGCAGCAGGCGGACGTCCACCGCGAGGACGCGCAGCCGTTCCAGAATGTCGGTGATTTCGGCCTCGGCGCTCCAGGGCAGGGCCACCACCACGAGGTCGATGCGGTTCTTGCGCACCTGTTCGACCAGCCCGGTCACGCCTCCCAGCACCGGCACCCCGGCCAGCCGGGCGGTGGCCAGGGGCGGAGCGTTCACGGATGACGGCCGGTCCGCCGCGGTGGACACCGCGCCGACCACCTGATAGCCCGCCCCCTCCGTGCGCTGGAGCCGGTCCAACCATTCGAGAGCCAGATCGTTGGTGCCGACCAGCAGGGTCCGCTGCCGCAAACCGCCGGCCAGATTCCAGTCGCGCGCCAGCCGGAGGAACAGGCTGCGCAGCGCGGTCAGCCCGAACAGGCCGAGCCCGTACCACAGCCACAACGTCCCCGCCGCCGCCGTGTCCAGCCGCCGCAGATCCCCCGTCACGCCGAGCATGAGGACGAGCACCAGGAAGGCCGCCGTCCAGGCCCCGAACAGCGGCCCTGCGTGCGAACCGATGGTCCGCCGCACCGCCTTGGGACGTAGGTTGCGGTAGCAGCCCGCGCTGTAGAAGCACATCAGCGACAGCACGGCCAGCGGGCCGACCGCGGCGTTGAAAACGCCCGCGAAAGCATGAACGGCGTCTGTGAACAGGGCCGGATCGGCGGGAGCGGCCCGCAGCACACGGGCGGCGATGCCCTCCGCCGCTAGTCCCGTCCCGACGACCACCAGCGCGTCCGCGGCCACCAGCCCACACAGCAGGGCGGGGGCGGAGGCCGCCGCGGCGACCGGCGAGACGGAGTCCGGGCGCGGGCCCTGGAAGGCCATCCCCACGCGTGCGCCGTAGTCCGGCTTCGCCGAGCTGTCTCGTGAAGGGAGTTCGAACATCCGCCGTTTCCTGTTGGCCCATTCCCTGCCGCCGCACCCCAGCGATGCGGCGGCGCTGCCGGCTGCGTCGCCGCGCTCAGAAATAGGTCTTGGCGAAATAGGCGATGGTGCGCTCCAGCCCCTCTTCGAGCGGCACGTGCGGCATCCATTTCAGGTAGGCGTGGGCCTTGGTGATGTCCGGCTTGCGCTGCCGCGGATCGTCCTGGGGCAGCGGGTGCCGCTCGACCCGGGAGCGCGATCCAGTCATCCGGATGACGGTCTCCGCCAGCTCCAGAATGGTGAACTCGCCGGGGTTGCCGAGGTTGATCGGGCCGGTCACCGTCCCGTCCGTCTCCATCAGCCGGTGCAGCCCCTCGACCAGATCGTCAACGTAGCAGAAGGACCGCGTCTGCGACCCGTCGCCATAGATCGTGATCGGATCGCCCTTGAGCGCCTGGACGATGAAGTTCGACACCACGCGCCCGTCGTTCGGATTCATGCGCGGCCCGTAGGTGTTGAAGATGCGCGCGACCTTGATCGGGACCTTGTGCTGCCGGTTGTAGTCGAAGAACAGCGTCTCGGCGCAGCGCTTGCCCTCGTCGTAGCAGGCGCGCGGCCCGATGGGATTGACGTTGCCCCAATAGTCCTCGCGCTGCGGGTGGACGAAGGGGTCGCCGTAGACCTCGCTGGTCGAGGCCTGGAGGATCGTCGCCTTCACCCGCTTGGCCAGCCCCAGCATGTTGATGGCGCCGTGCACCGACGTCTTGGTCGTCTGCACCGGATCGAACTGGTAATGCACCGGCGAGGCCGGGCAGGCGAGGTTGTAGATCTTGTCGACCTCGACATAGAGGGGAAAGGTGATGTCGTGGCGCACCGCCTCGAACTTCGGGTTGTCCAGCAGATGCGCAATATTCGAACGCGATCCCGTGAAATAATTGTCGACGCACAGGACCTCTTTCCCGGCGGCCAGAAGACGCTCGCACAGGTGCGATCCGATGAACCCGGCGCCACCTGTCACAAGAACGCGCTCAGTCGTGGACGTCATTGAGCCTCTCCATGGAGTTGACCGGGGGAATTCGACCAGGCAGCGGCCGCACGCGGAGATATCGCGCCAAACCGCTTCCACGATTATTTTAAAATCCGACGACGATTCGCAGCATTTCGCCACACGATACGGAGCAACACTCAGCCCCTTACGTGGGAATGCACGGCCATGTCTGGAATTGAGCGGCGTTTTGAAGCCTGAACCGGCTCCGCTTCACCCGGCAAACTGTGACCGGCGCGGAGTTGACCGTCAAACACGCGGACGGGGTATCGGATATGATTATTTATGACGGTCGTCGTCGTAAGCACAGCGACGGATGGCCCTTCTTTTTTTCAATTGTTGCGTGGCCCTATTCACGATAATCGGAGTCTGTCCGGTAACGGTTGCAGCAGCGGAACATCACTGTCTATTTGGCCCATCCATTCGGACCTGGTCTTTAAAAGGTGTCCGAATTTTTGGTTATCTCCAAGGAAAACAAAAGGCCGCAGTGCGTCCTTTTGCAACCACCCGCCATGCCCATCCCGGGCCGGACCGCCAGCCAGCAAGACGAAAGGGGCGACGACGTGACTTCTTCGATCGGCAAAGGC
It encodes:
- a CDS encoding UDP-glucose dehydrogenase family protein; translated protein: MRIAVVGTGYVGLVSGACFAEFGIDVCCVDKDETKIRRLRGGEIPIYEPGLDVLVARNMAADRLSFTSDLAVAMEGADVVLIAVGTPSRPGDGGADLTYVHAAAAEIARTMSRYTVIVTKSTVPVGTGRQVAAIVRDINPRAEFDVVSNPEFLREGSAIGDFMQPDRVVIGADSDRARAVMDALYQPLIRAGTPFVRTGIETAELTKYSANAFLAFKITFINEVADLCERVGADVQDVAAGMGMDARIGRPFLNAGPGFGGSCFPKDTEALVRTGRQHGAPVRLIETVVDVNRARKRLMAGRILQACGPDAAGKRIAVLGITFKPDTNDMREAASLEIIPLLQEAGATVHVYDPAGMEEGRHLLPGVVWHDDAYAPLAEADCVAILTEWNEFRALDLGRVRSLMRRPVMVDLRNVYAPAAMAAAGFHYCSVGRRDARPDAAKRRKAAEAMLLSNGFAADSCVLPFSGQLAAAASDLAD
- a CDS encoding NAD-dependent epimerase/dehydratase family protein, translating into MNVLVTGGAGFIGSHITHRLVSLGHRVTVIDNESTGLRSNVPPEVRYIRGDVTNPADLDKAFEAVPDAVIHIAGQVSIIRAFSNPVGDLRTNVEGTVNVLQQCVERGVKRLLYASSMSAYGNADVVPTPEDTPCSPVSYYGVTKYAGERYVHLTAARPDLPGGLAVTSFRMYNVYGPRQAVDNPYQGVLGIFLGNIIRGEPIRIYGDGKQTRDFVFIDDVVDAWVGALDNPTSHGKIFNLGSGRQTSISELADLALGALGRTRADHPVLYHPERPGEQRSVQADVTYAGSVLGWTPRTRLEQGLAETVRWALRESGQANGMAERAVA
- a CDS encoding GDP-mannose 4,6-dehydratase, whose amino-acid sequence is MEGKTLVTGGAGFVGCNLVKNLLDDGRDVVVLDALLRPGSERNAAWLQTLNAGSRLTFMKADVRDFAAVKSCMAGAEEVYHLAGQVAVTSSLDDPRTDFDINALGTFNVLEAARRMKTPPKVVFTSTNKVYGGLEHVAVEQTGSRYRFVDRPLGVSEAEPLDFHSPYGCSKGAADQYVRDYARIYDLPTVVFRMSCIYGPRQFGNEDQGWVAHFIISALSGRPIHIYGDGMQVRDVLFVEDLVRAFRLATEKIEVSRGQVFNIGGGPENTISVWREFGEMLSTLRGAPVEADFSDWRPGDQPCYVSDIRKAEQVLGWRPQVDRDTGIRRLWDWAERYLAQNGLPTDQTQLEPGRIALSA
- a CDS encoding glycosyltransferase family 4 protein, whose product is MSLKILSAIVVPPHLAVSGASKAAEKLSVALQAHDRIDIANMGMASRVPMDLTKPGERIAVRTSSPFAGLDSVLPNRAKTLFYQSSIPALIRHGSYDLVHIHNPIPALEMMRVARACVAKGVPYVVSTHGFVEIGNPAAFRRMDAARRLAWDLLIDRPVRYVVRNAAAICAISPVDLPIVRGFGFTGDDIAVIPYGVDRPNDWGAPTPADQDIHQRFGIPEREEDGGPVTAFFLANHTANKGLGVLLDAFVGLSMPFRLIVGGEKRDFVDYEAYQRRCGPGQTIHLTGNLAETEVAAMFRRSDLFVFPTLADTFPNVILEAMAFGVPVVTTRVGGIPHQVDDGCAVIVEPGDPLALRAAVEQLAVDPERRARMGRHGRLRATQRFDWAAAAADTHRLYEAVVRRPAGAAVLKAA
- a CDS encoding WecB/TagA/CpsF family glycosyltransferase, whose protein sequence is MIDHGKKEVLGVYVNAVDYEAGVRAIIDAAEQQKPFAVSALAVHGVMTGALDPEHRYRLNAIDLVTPDGQPVRWALNRLHGAALPDRVYGPNLMLRTCAAAAARGLPIYLYGATAGLLDTLTTALMERFPGLIIAGARPSAFRTLSAEERAAVDREIIESGARIVFVGLGCPRQETWVYEHKAALSMPLIAVGAAFDFIAGKQPQAPMWMQNSGLEWLFRLSTEPRRLWRRYVMLNPAFLFLLACQAVQMPLVRSGQARRPKGELRFG
- a CDS encoding NAD-dependent epimerase/dehydratase family protein, whose translation is MSVALVTGSCGLIGSESCLHFGALGMDVVGIDNDMRRTFFGDEASTAWQRQTLEQTLRQRYRHHAVDIRDATAIDALFERHGSAISLIIHTAAQPSHDWAARDPQMDFSVNANGTLNLLEAARRHCPDTVFIFTSTNKVYGDTPNRLPLIETETRYEIDPSHRYAGGIAEDMSIDATLHSLFGASKVAADVLVQEYGRYFGMKTVCFRGGCLTGPNHSPTQLHGFLAYLMRCAVTGARYDVIGYKGKQVRDNIHSNDLIAAFQAFYDAPRSAEVYNIGGGRASNCSILEAVALCEEITGRPMDLAFKEANRIGDHIWWVSSLDRFRSHYPSWDIRHDVRNILTDIHDSNRRRWRVEAVA
- a CDS encoding undecaprenyl-phosphate glucose phosphotransferase, yielding MFELPSRDSSAKPDYGARVGMAFQGPRPDSVSPVAAAASAPALLCGLVAADALVVVGTGLAAEGIAARVLRAAPADPALFTDAVHAFAGVFNAAVGPLAVLSLMCFYSAGCYRNLRPKAVRRTIGSHAGPLFGAWTAAFLVLVLMLGVTGDLRRLDTAAAGTLWLWYGLGLFGLTALRSLFLRLARDWNLAGGLRQRTLLVGTNDLALEWLDRLQRTEGAGYQVVGAVSTAADRPSSVNAPPLATARLAGVPVLGGVTGLVEQVRKNRIDLVVVALPWSAEAEITDILERLRVLAVDVRLLPHRLIARTAGLSVDATAGVPLLGVIHHPLAGWRGVLKRSEDLLIGGAALAALAPVLLLAAAAIKLESRGPVLFRQKRFGFNNEEFEIWKFRTMHTDRGDQTGAQRTVRNDPRVTRVGRFLRRTSIDELPQLFNVLRGDMSIVGPRPHPVAMKAGDVLYHEAVENYACRHRVRPGITGWAQVNGLRGEIDNLHTAARRVEHDLYYVDNWSLGLDAEIMVRTALLLFWDRNAY
- a CDS encoding UDP-glucuronic acid decarboxylase family protein, which gives rise to MTSTTERVLVTGGAGFIGSHLCERLLAAGKEVLCVDNYFTGSRSNIAHLLDNPKFEAVRHDITFPLYVEVDKIYNLACPASPVHYQFDPVQTTKTSVHGAINMLGLAKRVKATILQASTSEVYGDPFVHPQREDYWGNVNPIGPRACYDEGKRCAETLFFDYNRQHKVPIKVARIFNTYGPRMNPNDGRVVSNFIVQALKGDPITIYGDGSQTRSFCYVDDLVEGLHRLMETDGTVTGPINLGNPGEFTILELAETVIRMTGSRSRVERHPLPQDDPRQRKPDITKAHAYLKWMPHVPLEEGLERTIAYFAKTYF